From Frateuria aurantia DSM 6220, one genomic window encodes:
- a CDS encoding glycerophosphodiester phosphodiesterase: MTRSGFGGLAPWSRLARRTGWYTGWLLAAAWPVGSLLADEPIPVHARAAKVLLLAHRGASALRPEHTLAAYALAIADGADYVEPDLVSTRDGFLVARHENNITETTDVARHPEFAARRTTKRIDGQSVTGWFTEDFTLAELKTLRARERLPALRGTRYDGQFQIPTFDEIIDFVAAESSTRGRVIGIIPEIKHSTWFRQLGLPMEDKVLRTLQDHAYTRIAPIEIQSFEIGNLKYLHARLRNLPLHVRLLQLLGESGERPGDVLAAGGHLTYAEMERPAGLAEIARYADAIGPATRQIIPLRDDGRLGRPTSLVADAHRAGLDVHVYTFRPENVFLARNFWQGTSPQARSPQGSIAEIRRYLATGIDGFFTDDPALGRVALDEYGH, from the coding sequence GATTCGGCGGCCTGGCACCCTGGTCCCGCCTGGCGCGCCGTACAGGCTGGTATACCGGCTGGCTGCTGGCGGCGGCATGGCCGGTCGGCAGCTTGCTGGCGGATGAGCCGATACCCGTGCATGCCCGTGCGGCCAAGGTGTTGCTGCTGGCCCATCGGGGAGCCAGCGCCCTGCGTCCCGAACACACGCTGGCGGCCTATGCCCTGGCCATTGCCGATGGCGCCGACTATGTCGAGCCTGATCTGGTTTCCACGCGCGACGGTTTTCTGGTGGCCCGCCACGAGAACAATATCACCGAGACCACCGATGTCGCGCGGCATCCCGAGTTTGCCGCGCGACGGACCACCAAGCGGATCGATGGGCAATCGGTCACCGGCTGGTTCACCGAGGACTTCACGCTGGCCGAGCTCAAGACCCTGCGCGCTCGTGAACGCCTGCCGGCACTGCGCGGCACTCGATATGACGGCCAGTTCCAGATTCCGACCTTCGACGAGATCATCGATTTCGTGGCGGCCGAGTCCAGTACCCGTGGCCGGGTGATCGGCATCATCCCCGAGATCAAGCATTCCACCTGGTTCCGTCAGCTGGGTCTGCCCATGGAAGACAAGGTATTGCGGACGTTGCAGGACCATGCCTATACGCGCATCGCACCGATCGAGATCCAGTCCTTCGAGATCGGCAACCTTAAATATCTGCATGCGCGGCTGAGGAATCTGCCCCTGCATGTGCGACTGTTGCAGTTGCTGGGCGAATCCGGCGAACGGCCGGGTGATGTGCTTGCTGCCGGCGGCCATCTGACCTATGCGGAGATGGAGCGGCCGGCCGGCCTGGCCGAGATCGCCCGCTATGCCGATGCCATCGGCCCCGCCACCCGGCAGATCATTCCCTTGCGCGACGATGGCCGGCTGGGCAGGCCGACCTCACTGGTGGCCGATGCCCATCGCGCAGGGCTGGACGTGCATGTCTATACCTTCCGGCCTGAGAATGTCTTTCTTGCACGAAACTTCTGGCAAGGCACATCGCCGCAGGCCCGCTCTCCACAGGGATCGATTGCCGAGATCCGGCGTTATCTGGCCACCGGGATTGACGGTTTCTTCACGGATGATCCAGCCCTGGGGCGTGTCGCACTGGATGAGTACGGACACTGA